The genomic window CGAACTTCGCCTTTGTCATCATCTTCCGCATTGTTCTCGATCTCCGGGAGGAGCGATCCATCCCCTTTTCCTGCCGACGCAGCCGCCCGGGCTGCTTGAACGCCCTCTTTATAATGATTTCAGGGTTCTCCGCTCAATTCAACACATCATCACCGGGTTGGATGCCTCCCTGGCCCGATCCGGCCTCGACGTCCGCGACGGCCGTATTGGCCTCGGTGGAGACGATCTTCACCTTTCCGACCGGCTGGCCGCTTCGATAGACATTGAGCAGGCCATTTTCCACCAACCCATCCTTCTCGCCGACGTTCAAGACGACAAAATTCCAGTTGCGGTTGACCGACACGACCTTGCCTCGAATCCCCGACCGCATCGACACCGCCCGGGAGGCCGAGGGAGCCACCTCGCGCATCCGTCCGAGCTCTCCGGTCAACTTGGCGAGGTTATCCTCCAGTGCCTGCTTCTCCTTGAGCAGGCTTTCGACCTTGGCGGTCGCCGCCTCGCTTGCCGCCTTCTCCGATTCCAGCTTGCTCCCCAGCTCGTCGATTTCCGCCTTCTCCTGTTGCGCACGCTGCTCTGCATCCTTGGCGCGCTTCTCCGCCTCCTCGACGCGGCTGTCTCCGCTTCCCGCCTGGCTCTCCGCCTGAGCCAGCTTTTCGCTCGCCTCGGCCATCTTGGTGCGCAGCTCTTCGAGCTTCTTCTGGCTTTCCGCCGCCAGAACCTTGCCCTCTTCGGCCTGCTCGGTCACGGACTTGAGTTGCGCAGCCGCTTTTTCATACTCCCGCCGCAACGCGTTCCGCTGGTTCGCAACCAGATACCCGAGCACCGCGGTCGCCAAGCTGCCAATCAACGCAATTCCCAAAAAGAACTTGATCACGAACCTTCCCGCCTTTCGCTTCGCCCTTCCACCGGTCTTTTTACTCTCCCCTGCCCGAAACTCCACCCAAAAGCTTCTCCGCGCGGCCATCCCAGAGTCATTCCGAGCGGCCGCGCCCGATCTCCGGAGCAACGTCCAGGAGACTCTGCTGCAAGCTGGGAGGGAGGGGAAGCGAGACGGCGACCGGCTCCGCGCTTCCCTCCCGGTAGACGGTAAAGCGGAGTGAGGGGATCTCTCCCGATTTTCGGCCGAGGTTGGCTCTCCGATAGACTTCCAGGAATTCCTCGAGCGTTCCCAGGAAAGGCTCTCCCTGGATCGTGATGATCCGATCCCCGGGCTGGAAGCCGCCGCGCTCCCCGGGCTCTCCCGCCTGGACAGCCAGGACCGCAATGCGCCCGTCGACCGCAGCCAGCAACAGGCCGGCGGGCAGGCTCACCGGTTCGTCGCAAACCTTCTTCTCTTCTCCCCGCTCATAAATCAGCCGGATGTCCGAGCCGTTCAGGACCTCAAGCGCCTGGAGAAAGGTGGTCTTGGAAGGCCAGACCGTGCGGGTGAACTTTTGCAACGCGCGCTCCGCAGGAGTTACGCTCAAGGGATCGGGCGTCGACTTCCGCGAGTAGGCCGCCTCCTTATGCTCTTGATTCTGCTGCGCTTCCTCGACCTTTTCCTCGAGCTCGGGCTTTACGTAGAGAGTCCGAAGCTTGTCCTGCGGGTGAACGATGGTCTGTTCATTGATGGCGACAGGATACCGGAAATGGACGCCACCCGGGCCGTCTTCCACGGGGAAGACCATGATCATGGGAGGATTGGTGACCAGGGGCCCTTCCGCCGCCCGCCCGGGGCTCGGGATCGCGATCGAGCCGCCCAGAACGAGGACGCAGAACCAGGCCCAGGACCAACCGCGCCGCCAAGCCTTCCGGCTCATGGGCCAATGCCCCCTCTCCTGGACCCCTCCGCCGCACGGCGCATCGCATAGGATTCGGCGGACTCGTCGTTTGCCTCCCTCGGCTCCCACCCTTCGATTGCGATCACCTTTTCGCGCGATTTCTCACCCCGCACGATCACAACGCTCGATCGCCGCGTCCCGAAGACCTCCGCAAGGAACCGGATCAACTCCTCGTTGGCCCGTCCTTCGACGGCCGGCGCCTGGAGCCGCACGCGCAGCACTCCGTCCGTCCACCCTGCGATCTCGCTCTTCCGCGCATTCGGAACGACCCGCACGGCGAGCCGGTTCCGAGAGGGCGCTGTCCCGGCGCCTGCTGCCTTTCCTTTCATCGCAACCCTCCCCACCGTTCCGCCGACCGGCTCTCGGCTTGAGCAAAGGCTCGGCGCAGCCGCGTCACGGCCTCCTCGGGCAGGGGACCGCGCCGAGCGGCTTCCAGGTTGCCGAAAAGATGCTCCAGGCGAACGCTCCCAACCAGGGCGACCTGAACCCCCGGCTGGGAGAGGACGAAGCGGAGAGCCATTTCCGCCCACCCCATCTCCTTGAGCCCCAGCTCGGCCAAGGTGATCCCCATCGCTCGGAAACGCTCGGCGTAGGGCCGCGCATATTCGCGATAGACGGGATCGATCTCTTCCGCGCGTCGCCAGGCCCCGTTGGCTAGTGACCGCTTGGCGAGGACTCCAACCCGGGCTTCCCGGGCCGCAGGCAATACCGTCTCGAGGTTCGCCTGATCGCAAAAATTGATGCTGGTCTCGATGACCTCCACCTCGTCCTGCCGACAGGCGAATGCCGCCGCTTCGCCGTCCCCCGAGTAGCCGATGAACCGGACCTTGCCCGCCTCCCGCGCCCGCTGCAGGGCAGCCATCGCATCGCCGCGCTCAAGGATCGCTTGGTCGCAGGAGTGGAGCAGCATCACATCGATATGGTCGGTCCGCAGCCGCCGGAGCGACCGCTCGATCGACAGCCCGATCTGCCCCGCGGTCCAGGGCCCCGGATCCGCCTCCCGCTCCTCCGCCCATCCGCATTTGGAGACGAGCACGCACTGCCGTCGCCGGGGACCGAGCGCCTTGCCGATCCGCTCCTCGGAGCTTTCGTAGCCCGCAGCAGTGTCGATCACGTGGATCCCGTGGTCGATCGCAAAGTGGAGCAGCTCGGTGGCCGCCGACTGCTCCATGCCCGTGAAGCCGATTTCGGCGGCTCCCAGCCCGAGCGGGGAAACCTGGAGCCCGGTCTTGCCAAGCGGTTGGAGCTGCATCTGGCCGGAAAGCTTAATGCAATGCGAGCAAACTGACGATGAGGATCTTTGGGATCATCTCGGAAAGCGGGAGAGCACGCTCCGGGTGCGAGGGAAGAGCTGCGCCTGAGCCCATGCCGGTTCCCGCCCCTTGCTCCTCGCGGAGAGCGGGATCGAGGCCTCGCCGTGAGCAGAAGGAGCTCTCTCCGAGGCCAAGGAACCGTCCCCCGATGATTTTGGTCTGCTGCCCGAGCTTGCACGCACGCGGGGTTCCGCCCATAAGAGTGAGCTCGGTCCTTGCTCCATGCGCGTAACGATTGAAAAGGATTTTGGCTTCGAGGCGGCGCAGCAGCTGCCCGGCTTCCCGGAAGGCCACAAGTGCCGGCGCCTCCACGGCCACAGCTTCGAGGTCCGCATTGCGGTCGAGGGCGAAGTCGACCCCGCCACTCACATTCTCTACGACCACGCGAGGATCTCCCGGGCGGTCGAGCCGCTTTTGGTGCAGCTCGATCACCAGCTCCTCAACGAGATTCCTGGCCTCGAAAACCCGACGATCGAGTCGATGGCCCACTGGTTCTGGGAAAGGCTCGAGCCGCTCCTCCCGGGTCTTTCCCGGATTTCGATTTGCGAAACCCCGCGGGTCCGCTGCCACTATCACGGCCCCAGCGCCTCCCGAACTGGCCCATGAGCGCAAACGAAGAAGCCAGCGAGCTGCTCCGCCTCCGCCGGGAGAAGCTCTCCGCCTGGAGGAGCCGCGGCGTCGACCCCTTCGGCAGCGCTTTCCCCGGCACCCGGGCGATCGCCGACATCCTGGCGGACTTCGCCGAGGCGCGCGAAGCGCGGCTGGCGGGCCGGCTCCTCTCGATCCGGGAGATGGGCAAGAGCGTCTTCGCTCACGTCCAGGATGCAACCGGGAAGATGCAGATCTACGCCAACCTCCAGTCGCTCGGAGAGCGGTTCGCCGACCTCAAGCTTCTCGACCTGGGCGACATCGTTGGAGTCGAGGGGGAGTGCTTCCAGACGAAGACCGGCGAGAAGACGGTGCGGATCCGGAGCTTGACGCTGCTCTCGAAGTCGCTCCGACCACTCCCCTCGCAGTGGCACGGTCTCCAGGATGTGGAGGCGCGCTACCGTCAGCGCTATCTGGATCTGATCGCCAATCCCGAGGTCCGCGAGATCTT from Methylacidimicrobium sp. B4 includes these protein-coding regions:
- a CDS encoding PDZ domain-containing protein, which translates into the protein MSRKAWRRGWSWAWFCVLVLGGSIAIPSPGRAAEGPLVTNPPMIMVFPVEDGPGGVHFRYPVAINEQTIVHPQDKLRTLYVKPELEEKVEEAQQNQEHKEAAYSRKSTPDPLSVTPAERALQKFTRTVWPSKTTFLQALEVLNGSDIRLIYERGEEKKVCDEPVSLPAGLLLAAVDGRIAVLAVQAGEPGERGGFQPGDRIITIQGEPFLGTLEEFLEVYRRANLGRKSGEIPSLRFTVYREGSAEPVAVSLPLPPSLQQSLLDVAPEIGRGRSE
- a CDS encoding DUF167 domain-containing protein, whose translation is MKGKAAGAGTAPSRNRLAVRVVPNARKSEIAGWTDGVLRVRLQAPAVEGRANEELIRFLAEVFGTRRSSVVIVRGEKSREKVIAIEGWEPREANDESAESYAMRRAAEGSRRGGIGP
- a CDS encoding aldo/keto reductase produces the protein MQLQPLGKTGLQVSPLGLGAAEIGFTGMEQSAATELLHFAIDHGIHVIDTAAGYESSEERIGKALGPRRRQCVLVSKCGWAEEREADPGPWTAGQIGLSIERSLRRLRTDHIDVMLLHSCDQAILERGDAMAALQRAREAGKVRFIGYSGDGEAAAFACRQDEVEVIETSINFCDQANLETVLPAAREARVGVLAKRSLANGAWRRAEEIDPVYREYARPYAERFRAMGITLAELGLKEMGWAEMALRFVLSQPGVQVALVGSVRLEHLFGNLEAARRGPLPEEAVTRLRRAFAQAESRSAERWGGLR
- a CDS encoding 6-carboxytetrahydropterin synthase, which gives rise to MRVTIEKDFGFEAAQQLPGFPEGHKCRRLHGHSFEVRIAVEGEVDPATHILYDHARISRAVEPLLVQLDHQLLNEIPGLENPTIESMAHWFWERLEPLLPGLSRISICETPRVRCHYHGPSASRTGP